A section of the Eriocheir sinensis breed Jianghai 21 chromosome 62, ASM2467909v1, whole genome shotgun sequence genome encodes:
- the LOC126986740 gene encoding BUB3-interacting and GLEBS motif-containing protein ZNF207-like produces the protein MGRKKKKQTKPWCWYCNREFDDEKILIQHQKAKHFKCHICHKKLYTGPGLSIHCMQVHKETIDKVPNALPNRNNIEIEIYGMEGIPEEDLKEHERQRAGRMGSSNRRQEEEDDEDSQSSLPGQSNPPPPAVPSQGPPGPMGPMMGPNGPMMPMMGPMGPMGPMPPYMGGHGMMAGHMGHLGPMPPPGAPPGTTPPNTQPPNKPLFPSAVQQQTTAGNSQIGPIKPAFPAYSQANGQSTPNAQPSNTPSGPPDKGETKKPALITTVSANSRIIHPEEDISLVCIELPTPPTFLLVMLSFK, from the exons AtgggacggaagaagaagaagcagacgaagCCCTGGTGCTG GTATTGCAACCGTGAGTTTGATGATGAGAAGATCTTAATACAGCACCAAAAGGCAAAACACTTCAAATGTCACATATGTCACAAGAAGCTTTACACTGGCCCAGGCTTATCCATCCATTGCATGCAG GTACACAAGGAAACCATAGACAAAGTGCCCAATGCCCTGCCCAATCGTAACAACATTGAAATAGAAATTTATGGGATGGAGGGCATCCCTGAGGAGGACCTCAAGGAACATGAGCGGCAGCGTGCTGGCAGGATGGGCAGTAGCAACAGGcggcaggaagaagaggacgatgaAGACTCACAGTCAAGTCTGCCAGGCCAGTCCAATCCTCCCCCCCCAGCAGTGCCTTCCCAGGGTCCTCCAGGACCCATGGGACCAATGATGGGGCCAAATGGCCCAATGATGCCAATGATGGGGCCTATGGGGCCTATGGGTCCTATGCCTCCTTACATGGGTGGACATGGAATGATGGCTGGCCACATGGGCCACTTAGGTCCCATGCCCCCACCAGGAGCTCCCCCAGGAACCACACCTCCCAACACTCAGCCACCCAACAAACCACTCTTCCCTTCAGCTGTCCAG CAGCAAACAACGGCTGGCAACTCTCAGATTGGCCCCATTAAGCCAGCGTTCCCAGCATACAGTCAAGCCAATGGCCAGTCTACCCCCAACGCTCAGCCCTCCAATACTCCCAGCGGACCACCTGACAAAGGAGAGACCAAAAAGCCAGCTCTCATAACCACAGTGTCTGCAAATTCTCGTATCATACATCCAGAGGAGGATATTTCTCTGGTATGTATTGAACTCCCAACTCCACCAACCTTCCTCTTGGTGATGCTTAGTTTTAAATAG